The Flavobacterium faecale genomic sequence CTGAAAATCTATCCGTACAAATATATCTATATGACGGGGGACAAAATTAAAACGGGTCAAGCTATTTTTTCGAAATTCCCAATTATTGATCAAGGAAATATTGTATTCCCAAAGTCCAATAACAACGTTATTTATGCTGACATCAAGAAAGGAAAAGATATCATACGTGTGTACAACATGCACCTGCAGTCGATCAAAATCTCACCAGATGTGAATGAGATTAATGATAACATTGACGCCATGAATCAAGGTAAGTCGCAGATGATGTTGTTTAGAATTAGTAAAGCTTTCAAGCAACAGCAGGACCAAGCAGAGATTTTAAAAGAGCACAAAAGACTATGTAAATATCCCGTAATCATTTGTGGTGACATGAATAATAGTGCTTTTTCTTATGTGTATAGAAACATAAAGGGGAACCTAAAAGATACTTTTGAAGAAGCGGGTAGTGGCTTTGGAAAAACATATAAATTCAAATATTATCCTGCTCGAATAGATTATATTTTTGTAGATCAAAATATGCAAGTAAAGGCTTTCGAAAATTTTTCAGATTTTGATAATTCCGATCATTATCCTATTATGGCTAAGATTGCTTTTGATTAATTGGTTCGAATGTTATTTTTCGAAAATCATATTGATAGCTGTCCACTCGCTGTCTTTGTAGATTGTAGTACTTGTTTTGGACGGATTTACTTTGAATCCTGAGTTTTCATAACATCGTATTGCAGCAGTATTCCAATCGTAAACATTGAGTTCAATTTGGTCTACTTTAAGCGTTTCTAAACAATAATTAGTTAGTTTTTGTATGATTGCTTTGCCTAGGCCTTGACCTCGTGCAATAGGATCTGCTATTAAGATACGGCAAAGTTTTGCGGTAATTGGCTTTTCGCAAAAAATTTCTGCGTGACCAATGACTAGTTGCGTTTGGGTATTTGTAATTTTAAAAGCTTGAGTGTTTTCTATCTTTACATACGCAGCTAGTTGCTCATGCGTGACCGGATAGGTGAAAAGCGTCCCACAAAATTGAAGCATCATTTCTTCACTTTCAATCCAATCAATAAATCGCTGGAAGTCTACCGTAGTAAATTTTTCAATTTGAATCATGGTTCAAAATTTGTATTTTAAAGGAAATAAATTGAAAAGTCATTAAGCTAGAAGCGTACCACACTTACTTATCTAATATTTAGAACTTCTAGTACGATTTAAAAATAGTACCTATCACAATGTTTATACTAAATGGATATTTATGGAAGAATTAGCTGCTGATTTTTGACGTAATCGATGGTAAATTTACCTTCGTTAAAAAGAAGATCTAAGACGCTAAGATTATTTATAAAACCAAATTTGTCATCAAAAACTTGTTGGTACGGTTCAAATGCAGAGCTATCTTTTTTACCATTGGCTAGAAAACGAAAATCTTTGTTTTTTGTAGCATCTAGTTCATGAAAATATTCTGTTGTGGTGGTGTAAGACAGTTTGATTCGCAAACACTTTGTCAATAAATCAAGGACTTCAAAATTTAGGTCAATTAAAAATTTATGTTTTTTTTCGAAAAAAGGAGCAATGTCATCTTGAAAATATTCAAAAAAAGGGGAACCTCTATATGCTGCTTCTAAGGATTTGAAGTGTTGTTTTTGCCAATCAAATTCACCATCGATAATGATTTCTTTGGTTTTTTGTCGACTATCTTTTGAGTGTTTAACAGGAATATTGAGTAACTGAAGTCCGTTTGGGCTATAAATATAGGTACGGTTTCTGTTGGTTTGTTTTTGAAAATTATCTTCTACCTCAAACACAAGATTATCTGCCTGCATCATGGCCGAAAAATGACTGATGGAAGGGAAATAAGTGGGAAGTAGTAGCGTATTCATCTGGAAACGGTATGTTTATTATTTTAAATGCGGTATTGAATTCTAGAAAACTAGCACGTTATACGTGAATATTGTACAGAAGAGTCGGCAGAAAAACCCTCAGCTAGGTGTGGCAATAGCACAACCTAGCCAGAATTTGTAAAGGCCCGATTGCAATCGGGAGCCCAAAATGTTTTCTAGATATCGTCGTTAGTTTTTCTTTTTTTATAAAAATACTCACCAACAAAATAAAGAACCAATAGGCCTAAGAAATATTTAAAGTAGGATTGTGGTTGTCCTTCTCCACTAACAGTAGTGAATACACGGTCCCAACGAATACTCCAATTTTTGATACCCTCATTAATTCCTTTGATACTCATCCAGATGAAAACAGGTTTCCCTACGATGTGATCTGCAGGAACAAATCCCCAATAACGGCTGTCTTCAGAGTTGTGGCGGTTGTCACCCATCATCCAATAGTAATCTTGTTTAAAAGTATAAGTAGTTACCACTTGACCATTCAGTCTAATTTCGTTTCCAGTTACTTTAAGATCGTTTGCGGTACCGTCATCATTTTTCTCATAAGTTTTGATGATGCGTTCGTAAAAAGGAAGTGATTCCAAAGTCAAAGGGACTGTTTTTCCTGCTTGCGGAATGTAGATTGGACCAAAGTTATCTCTATTCCATTTATGAATATGAGGAAAAATACCTTCTTCAACTCCTCTAGCAACAACTTGCTTAACGGCTGTAACACCAGGAGTGTTTTTTAAAACCGCAGCACTAGCTTCGGTAAGCGCTCTAAAATACACCGTATCGCGGGATTGTTCGTCTCTGAAACCAGCTCCATCTGTAATGTCTAATTCGCTTAGTAATTTTTCGAAATCAATAGGAGTTTTTCCATCAATTGCAACGGCATAAGAAAATTGTGGCTTGGCTCTTTCAGGCATGGCCAATACTTTTCCGTCAATGTAAACGATACCATCTTTGATAGAAAGGTTGTCACCCGGTACACCTACGCATCTTTTAACGTAATTGGATTCCTTGTCAACTGGTTTGATTACACCTGGACGACCTTTTGGCTCAAAAAAGTAATGCACGGTATCTACAGGCCAGTTAAAAACGACAATGTCTGTTCGGTTTACTTTCTCTATTCCTGGCAACCTCATATAAGGTAATTGTGGGAAGTCTAAGTATGATTTTCTTTTGGTTGCTGGTATGGAATCATGCACCATCGGTAGGGCAACTGTTGTCATTGGTACTCTAGCACCATAATTTACCTTGCTTACAAAAAGGAAATCTCCGATTAGCAATGATTTTTCAAGTGATGATGTAGGGATTGTATAAGGTTGAACAAAATAAGTATGTACAATGGTAGCTACTACAATGGCAAATAATAATGAACTTACGGTATCGGCTGTTTTGTTTTCGGCAAGAAGACTTCTATCTTTTATATAATCCAATTTCTCAGTGTAGTTCACATATCCTACATATAATCCGCAGGTAACAATGGCAAGTATGCTGTCAAGTGTGCTGCGTTTTCCGAAACTGCGTAACGTTTCGACCCAGATTACTGGAAACATGATAAGGTTGATGATTGGAATAAATAATAAAACAGTCCACCAACTAGGGCGTCCTATAATCTTCATTAAAACAATTGCGTTGTAAACAGGTACAGCGGCTACCCATTTGTTGTGTCCTGCAGCTTCGTACATCTTCCAAGTGGCTACAAAGTGCACTACTTGTATAAAAAGAAAAAACACAAACCATTGAAATAGTGTCATAATTAATTTTTTAAAGTGGCTAGAGCAAGAAAAGCATGGCTCTAAAATTCAGAACTGTTATTTAATATTCAATACGTCTTTCATTGTGTAAACGCCTTGTTTTCCGGCAAGCCATTCTGCTGCAACAACCGCACCAAAAGCAAATCCTTCACGTGTGTGAGCAGTATGTTTGATTTCGATACTATCTACATCTGAGTTATAGTTGACAGTATGTGTCCCAGGAACTTCATCCAGACGAACGGCTTCAATATGTATTTCGTTTTCTTTCGCTTCATCAAGTGTCCACTTGGTGTAGTTGCTGTTTTCGATCACCCCTTTGGCCAATGATATTGCAGTTCCACTTGGTGCATCAAGTTTATGAATGTGGTGAATCTCTTCCATGCTCACGTTGTAACTGTCTAGAGTCGACATCATTTTGGCTAAATAATTATTCAACTCAAAAAAGATATTTACACCAAGACTAAAGTTAGAACTTGAAATAAAACCTCCATTTTGATCTTTGCACAAAGCAATCATTTCGTCATAATGTTCTAGCCAACCCGTTGTTCCAGAAACTACAGGTACTTTGGCACGAAAAGAATGTGAAATATTGTCTACGGCAGCCATTGGTACGCTAAAGTCAATCGCAACGTCTGCAGTTTCTAGTCCTTCATAGGTATTAAATTCGTCTTTTTTCAAAACGATTTCATGTCCTCTTTCCAAAGCAATTCTTTCGATTACTTGACCCATTTTTCCGTATCCTAAAAGTGCAATTTTCATCTGTTCTATGGTATAAATTAAAAACACAAAAGTAACAATGGTGTTTTCTGGTGATATTAAAAGTTATAATTCAGCGTAAGTCCTAATCCTGTTTTTGCATTCAAATCGTTTTGGTATAAACCTGGTTTGAAAGATAGGTTGTCATCTACGTTAAATTGTAATAAAGCTGCGTCTACATTGGCGTCAATAATGTTGAGTACATAAAAACCAACGACAAACAAGGCTGATAAATCTCTGTTGCGCTGGTAAAATTTTTGGGCGCTAATTAAACGGGTGTCGTCTAGGTAGCTGTATTGGTCATCGGTAAATCCCTCGAGTCGTTGCTTGTATGCATTACGGAAAGAGGTGTATTTTTTTTGGCTATCCAAATAGAAATACAAGCTGGTTCCGATGGCTCCATAAACCAACGGGATTTTCCAATATTTTTTATTGTAAGCTTGTCCTAGTCCAGGTAAAATGGCTGAATAAAAGGCTGCTTTGGCTGGTGTCAAAGGATCAATATCATTCGATTTCACTATGGTCGTGCTGGTAATCACCGGATCTGGTGTACCTCCTTGAGCAAAAACAACGGAACTGCCAAATAGGAACAATAGGAGTGCGATGGAAAATATATTCTTCACTATCCTTTAATTAATTCCATAATGCGATTAAAATCGTCTTCCGATTGAAACGGAATTGTGATTTTTCCTTTGCCATTTCCGGCTACTTTGATATCTACTTTATTGCCAAAATACCTGTTGAAAGTTCTTTTGTGGTCTTCATCAATTTCGAAAGAAGACGTTTTTGCTTTTGCAGCAGGTTTTGGTTTTAAGCTTTCGTGGTAGTTTTTCACCAAAGCTTCTGTGTCACGCACCGAAAGATTTTGACTTACTATTTTTTGATAAATATCAGTTTGTTTATCAAGGTCTTCGATATTAATAATCGCACGACCATGTCCCATACTGATGAAACCATCACGAATACCGGTCTGAATAATTGGGTCTAATTTCAAAAGACGCAAATAGTTGGCAATTGTAGAACGTTTTTTTCCTACGCGATCGCTCATTTGCTCTTGGGTTAACTGAATTTCGTCAATCAATCGTTGGTACGAAAGCGCAATTTCAATAGGGTCAAGATCATGACGTTGTATGTTTTCTACCAGTGCCATCACCAATGACTCATTGTCATTTGCAATACGAATGTAGGCCGGTATGGTAGTTAATCCCACAAGAGTAGAGGCACGAAGACGTCTTTCTCCCGAGATTAATTGGTATTTATTAAATTCTAATTTTCGAACAGTAATTGGTTGAATAACGCCTAATTCTTTAATCGAAACGGCGAGTTCTCTTAATGCTTCTTCGTTAAAATTACTTCTAGGTTGAAACGGATTGATTTCGATAGCATCAATTTCAAGCTCAATGATATTTCCAACGACTTTGTCAGCGTTTTTATCAGTTGCTGATGAAATGTCGTTTTCTGGATCTTTTAATAAGGCAGATAAGCCTCTTCCTAAGGCTTGTTTTTTTATTGCTTTGGCCATAAAATTAGTTGCTGTTTTTCTTTATTACTTCTTCGGCAAGGCTCAAATAATTAACGGCTCCTTTGCTAGTTGCGTCATAATTGATGATGCTTTCTCCAAAACTTGGTGCTTCACTCAATTTTACGTTTCGTTGTATAATGGTATCAAAAACCATGTCATTAAAGTGTTTTTGAACCTCTTCAACTACTTGGTTTGATAATCGCAATCTAGAATCGTACATTGTTAAAAGTAATCCTTCAATGTCTAAATCTGGATTGTGAATTTTTTGAATACTTTTTATGGTATTTAATAATTTTCCTAAACCTTCTAATGCAAAATACTCGCATTGAATTGGGATAATTACTGAGTCGGCTGCTGTAAGTGCATTTAAGGTTAATAAACCTAATGAAGGAGCACAGTCAATAATGATAAAATCATAATCGTCTTTTACGCTTTCCAAAGCTTTCTTAAGCATGTACTCTCTATTTTCTTTGTCAACCAACTCAATTTCGATGGCAACAAGGTCGATATGTGCTGGAATCACGTCTACATTTGGTGCAGTACAGGTGATAATAGCTTCAGATGGCGTATGGCTGTGTTCTAGAATTTGGTAGGTACCAATTTCAACACTTTCTACGTCAATTCCAACTCCTGAGCTTGCATTAGCTTGAGGGTCAGCATCAATAAGTAAAACTTTTTTCTCTAAAACTCCTAAGGAAGCTGCCAGATTCACTGACGTTGTTGTTTTTCCAACTCCTCCTTTTTGATTAGCAATCGCAATGATTTTGCCCATTTATTTTGTCTAAATTTTGAACGGTAAAAATACAATTTATTATGGTTTCTAAAAATCTAATTTGTTAACAATTGTTAATGATTGATTCATTGGTTAACGAGAGCGTGAAAAGGAGGGATTTGATCCAATTTTATTTGTATTATTATTTTTCAGGAATAGTTTGCAAAAGTAAAAAAGAGTTGTATCTTTGCACCCGCGTTACGGGGTGTAGCGTAGCTCGGTTATCGCGCCTGCTTTGGGAGCAGGAGGCCGCAGGTTCGAATCCTGCCACCCCGACTAAAACCTTCTTGTGAACCAAGAAGGTTTTTTTTATTTCTATCAATTATGTTTATATATTATTTTCGAAATAAGCTCGGTTATAGCGTCCCGATTGAAAATCGGGAAGGCCGCAGGTTCGAATTTCCGAATTCGGAATAAACTGTGCCACCCCGACTAAAACCTTCTTGTGAACCAAGAAGGTTTTTTTATTTCTATCAATTATGTTTATATATTATTTTCGAAATAAGCTCGGTTATAGCGTCCCGATTGAAAATCGGGAAGGCCGCAGGTTCGAATCCTGCCACCCCGACTAAAACCTTCTTGTGAACCAAGAAGTTTTTTTTTATTTCTATCAATTATGTTTATATATTATTTTCGCAATAAGCTCGGTTATAGCGTCCCGATTGAAAATCGGGAAGGCCGCAGGTTCGAATCCTGCCACCCCGACTAAAACCTTCTTGTGAACCAAGAAGGTTTTTTTTATTTCTATCAATTATGTTTATATATTATTTTCGCAATAAGCTCGGTTATAGCATCCCGATTGAAAATCGGGAAGGCCGCAGGTTCGAATCCTGCCACCCCGACTAAAACCTTCTTGTGAACCAAGAAGGTTTTTTTTATTTCTATCAATTATGTTTATATATTATTTTCGCAATAAGCTCGGTTATAGCATCCCGATTGAAAATCGGGAAGGCCGCAGGTTCGAATCCTGCCACCCCGACTAAAACCTTCTTGTGAACCAAGAAGTTTTTTTTTATTTCTATCAATTATGTTTATATATTATTTTCGCAATAAGCTCGGTTATAGCGTCCCGATTGAAAATCGGGAAGGCCGCAGGTTCGAATCCTGCCACCCCGACTAAAACCTTCTTGTGAACCAAGAAGGTTTTTTTTATTTCTATCAATTATGTTTATATATTATTTTCGCAATAAGCTCGGTTATAGCATCCCGATTGAAAATCGGGAAGGCCGCAGGTTCGAATCCTGCCACCCCAACTAAAACCTTCTTGTGAACCAAGAAGGTTTTTTTATTTCTATCAATTATGTTTATATATTATTTTCGAAATAAGCTCGGTTATAGCGTCCCGATTGAAAATCGGGAAGGCCGCAGGTTCGAATTTCCGAATTCGGAATAAACTCTGCCAGCCCGACTAAAACCTTCTTGTGAACCAAGAAGGTTTTTTTTATTTCTATCAATTATGTTTTATGTTTATATTTTATTTTCGAAATTAATTGACCAATATTATGTTGGATATACTTCAATGGAATTAAAAGAAAGACTACGTCGTCATTTAAGTTCTCATAAAGGTTACACAGGTAGAGCTAAAGATTGGGAAGTTATCTATTTTGAATCGTTCGATGAAAAAACGAGTGCAATTTTGCGAGAGCAAGAAATAAAAAAGTGGAAAAGTCGAATTAAAATAGAGGCTTTATATTCACAATAAGCTCGGTTATATCGTCCCGATTGAAAATCGGGAAGGCCGCAGGTTCGAATTTGCGAATTCGGAATAAACCCTGCCGCCCCGACTAAAACCTTCTTGTGAACCAAGGAGGTTTTTTTATTTCTATCAGTTAGGCTCATATATTATTTTCGAAATAAGCTCGATTATAGCGTCCCGATTGAAAATCGGGAAGGCCGCAGGTTCGAATTTCCGAATTCGGAATAAATCCTGCCAGCCCGACTAAAACTTTCTTGTGAACCAAGAAGGTTTTTTTATTTCTATCAATTAGGTTTATATTTTATTTTCAAAATAAGCTCGGTTATATCGTCCCGATTGAAAATCGGGAAGGCCGCAAGTTTGAACTTCCGAATTCGGAATAAACTGTGCCAGCCCGACTAAAACCTTCTTGTGAACCAAGAAGGTTTTTTTATACTTGAAAATCAGTATAATATTTTTGCAGGTGTTATCTAACTTATAATAGTACTTCATTTTTTTTACCTCTGCTACTTTTAGATCCTTACCCTTTTTACTTTCTCTACTTTATT encodes the following:
- a CDS encoding endonuclease/exonuclease/phosphatase family protein codes for the protein MKKLSWFNRGAFFLNIVLTVITFVAYILPFLAPRMFPILSVLTLFMPAFFVANALFFLFWMIQFKKRMVLSGLVLLMGITFITKFYKFSTKEYPEDEKDFLVMSYNVRLLNLFKWQDKDDVPEDILAFINEKNPNILCIQEFSQGANIDLKIYPYKYIYMTGDKIKTGQAIFSKFPIIDQGNIVFPKSNNNVIYADIKKGKDIIRVYNMHLQSIKISPDVNEINDNIDAMNQGKSQMMLFRISKAFKQQQDQAEILKEHKRLCKYPVIICGDMNNSAFSYVYRNIKGNLKDTFEEAGSGFGKTYKFKYYPARIDYIFVDQNMQVKAFENFSDFDNSDHYPIMAKIAFD
- a CDS encoding GNAT family N-acetyltransferase translates to MIQIEKFTTVDFQRFIDWIESEEMMLQFCGTLFTYPVTHEQLAAYVKIENTQAFKITNTQTQLVIGHAEIFCEKPITAKLCRILIADPIARGQGLGKAIIQKLTNYCLETLKVDQIELNVYDWNTAAIRCYENSGFKVNPSKTSTTIYKDSEWTAINMIFEK
- a CDS encoding WbqC family protein, which gives rise to MNTLLLPTYFPSISHFSAMMQADNLVFEVEDNFQKQTNRNRTYIYSPNGLQLLNIPVKHSKDSRQKTKEIIIDGEFDWQKQHFKSLEAAYRGSPFFEYFQDDIAPFFEKKHKFLIDLNFEVLDLLTKCLRIKLSYTTTTEYFHELDATKNKDFRFLANGKKDSSAFEPYQQVFDDKFGFINNLSVLDLLFNEGKFTIDYVKNQQLILP
- the lepB gene encoding signal peptidase I, whose amino-acid sequence is MTLFQWFVFFLFIQVVHFVATWKMYEAAGHNKWVAAVPVYNAIVLMKIIGRPSWWTVLLFIPIINLIMFPVIWVETLRSFGKRSTLDSILAIVTCGLYVGYVNYTEKLDYIKDRSLLAENKTADTVSSLLFAIVVATIVHTYFVQPYTIPTSSLEKSLLIGDFLFVSKVNYGARVPMTTVALPMVHDSIPATKRKSYLDFPQLPYMRLPGIEKVNRTDIVVFNWPVDTVHYFFEPKGRPGVIKPVDKESNYVKRCVGVPGDNLSIKDGIVYIDGKVLAMPERAKPQFSYAVAIDGKTPIDFEKLLSELDITDGAGFRDEQSRDTVYFRALTEASAAVLKNTPGVTAVKQVVARGVEEGIFPHIHKWNRDNFGPIYIPQAGKTVPLTLESLPFYERIIKTYEKNDDGTANDLKVTGNEIRLNGQVVTTYTFKQDYYWMMGDNRHNSEDSRYWGFVPADHIVGKPVFIWMSIKGINEGIKNWSIRWDRVFTTVSGEGQPQSYFKYFLGLLVLYFVGEYFYKKRKTNDDI
- the dapB gene encoding 4-hydroxy-tetrahydrodipicolinate reductase yields the protein MKIALLGYGKMGQVIERIALERGHEIVLKKDEFNTYEGLETADVAIDFSVPMAAVDNISHSFRAKVPVVSGTTGWLEHYDEMIALCKDQNGGFISSSNFSLGVNIFFELNNYLAKMMSTLDSYNVSMEEIHHIHKLDAPSGTAISLAKGVIENSNYTKWTLDEAKENEIHIEAVRLDEVPGTHTVNYNSDVDSIEIKHTAHTREGFAFGAVVAAEWLAGKQGVYTMKDVLNIK
- a CDS encoding DUF5683 domain-containing protein, giving the protein MKNIFSIALLLFLFGSSVVFAQGGTPDPVITSTTIVKSNDIDPLTPAKAAFYSAILPGLGQAYNKKYWKIPLVYGAIGTSLYFYLDSQKKYTSFRNAYKQRLEGFTDDQYSYLDDTRLISAQKFYQRNRDLSALFVVGFYVLNIIDANVDAALLQFNVDDNLSFKPGLYQNDLNAKTGLGLTLNYNF
- a CDS encoding ParB/RepB/Spo0J family partition protein → MAKAIKKQALGRGLSALLKDPENDISSATDKNADKVVGNIIELEIDAIEINPFQPRSNFNEEALRELAVSIKELGVIQPITVRKLEFNKYQLISGERRLRASTLVGLTTIPAYIRIANDNESLVMALVENIQRHDLDPIEIALSYQRLIDEIQLTQEQMSDRVGKKRSTIANYLRLLKLDPIIQTGIRDGFISMGHGRAIINIEDLDKQTDIYQKIVSQNLSVRDTEALVKNYHESLKPKPAAKAKTSSFEIDEDHKRTFNRYFGNKVDIKVAGNGKGKITIPFQSEDDFNRIMELIKG
- a CDS encoding ParA family protein, whose protein sequence is MGKIIAIANQKGGVGKTTTSVNLAASLGVLEKKVLLIDADPQANASSGVGIDVESVEIGTYQILEHSHTPSEAIITCTAPNVDVIPAHIDLVAIEIELVDKENREYMLKKALESVKDDYDFIIIDCAPSLGLLTLNALTAADSVIIPIQCEYFALEGLGKLLNTIKSIQKIHNPDLDIEGLLLTMYDSRLRLSNQVVEEVQKHFNDMVFDTIIQRNVKLSEAPSFGESIINYDATSKGAVNYLSLAEEVIKKNSN
- a CDS encoding GIY-YIG nuclease family protein, coding for MFYVYILFSKLIDQYYVGYTSMELKERLRRHLSSHKGYTGRAKDWEVIYFESFDEKTSAILREQEIKKWKSRIKIEALYSQ